In a single window of the Mus musculus strain C57BL/6J chromosome 6, GRCm38.p6 C57BL/6J genome:
- the Usp5 gene encoding ubiquitin carboxyl-terminal hydrolase 5 isoform 2 (isoform 2 is encoded by transcript variant 2), protein MAELSEEALLSVLPTIRVPKAGDRVHKDECAFSFDTPESEGGLYICMNTFLGFGKQYVERHFNKTGQRVYLHLRRTRRPKEEDTSAGTGDPPRKKPTRLAIGVEGGFDLTEDKFEFDEDVKIVILPDYLEIARDGLGGLPDIVRDRVTSAVEALLSADSASRKQEVQAWDGEVRQVSKHAFNLKQLDNPARIPPCGWKCSKCDMRENLWLNLTDGSILCGRRYFDGSGGNNHAVEHYRETGYPLAVKLGTITPDGADVYSYDEDDMVLDPSLAEHLSHFGIDMLKMQKTDKTMTELEIDMNQRIGEWELIQESGVPLKPLFGPGYTGIRNLGNSCYLNSVVQVLFSIPDFQRKYVDKLEKIFQNAPTDPTQDFSTQVAKLGHGLLSGEYSKPALESGDGEQVPEQKEVQDGIAPRMFKALIGKGHPEFSTNRQQDAQEFFLHLINMVERNCRSSENPNEVFRFLVEEKIKCLATEKVKYTQRVDYIMQLPVPMDAALNKEELLEYEEKKRQAEEEKVPLPELVRAQVPFSSCLEAYGAPEQVDDFWSTALQAKSVAVKTTRFASFPDYLVIQIKKFTFGLDWVPKKLDVSIEMPEELDISQLRGTGLQPGEEELPDIAPPLVTPDEPKAPMLDESVIIQLVEMGFPMDACRKAVYYTGNSGAEAAMNWVMSHMDDPDFANPLILPGSSGPGSTSAAADPPPEDCVTTIVSMGFSRDQALKALRATNNSLERAVDWIFSHIDDLDAEAAMDISEGRSAAESISESVPVGPKVRDGPGKYQLFAFISHMGTSTMCGHYVCHIKKEGRWVIYNDQKVCASEKPPKDLGYIYFYQRVVS, encoded by the exons ATGGCGGAGCTGAGTGAAGAGGCGCTGCTGTCAGTGTTACCGACGATCCGTGTCCCCAAGGCGGGAGACCGGGTCCATAAAGACGAGTGCGCTTTCTCTTTCGACACGCCG GAGTCTGAGGGTGGCCTCTATATCTGCATGAACACATTCCTGGGATTCGGGAAGCAGTATGTGGAGAGACACTTCAACAAGACAGGCCAGCGTGTCTACCTGCACCTCCGGAGGACCCGGCGACCG AAAGAAGAGGACACCAGTGCAGGCACTGGAGACCCACCTCGGAAGAAGCCCACCCGGCTGGCCATTG GTGTTGAAGGAGGGTTTGACCTCACCGAGGACAAGTTTGAATTTGACGAGGATGTGAAGATTGTCATTTTGCCCGATTACCTGGAGATCGCTCGGGATGGGTTGGGGGGGCTTCCTGACATTGTCAGAGATCGG GTGACCAGTGCTGTGGAAGCCCTACTTTCTGCTGACTCAGCCTCTCGAAAGCAGGAGGTCCAGGCTTGGGATGGGGAAGTCCGTCAGGTGTCCAAGCATGCCTTCAACCTCAAGCAGTTGGACAACCCTGCTCGGATCCCTCCCTG TGGCTGGAAGTGCTCCAAGTGCGACATGCGCGAGAACCTGTGGCTCAACCTGACAGACGGCTCCATCCTCTGTGGACGGCGCTACTTCGATGGCAGTGGGGGCAACAACCATGCTGTGGAGCACTACAGGGAGACTGGCTACCCCTTAGCTGTTAAGCTGGGCACCATCACCCCGGATGGAGCTG ACGTGTATTCTTACGACGAGGATGACATGGTTCTGGACCCCAGCCTGGCAGAGCACTTGTCTCACTTTGGCATCGACATGCTGAAGATGCAGAAG ACGGACAAGACGATGACTGAGCTGGAGATAGACATGAACCAGCGGATTGGTGAATGGGAGTTGATCCAGGAGTCAGGCGTGCCACTCAAGCCTCTGTTTGGGCCTGGTTACACGGGCATCCGGAACCTGGGTAACAGCTGCTATCTCAACTCCGTGGTCCAGGTGCTCTTCAGCATCCCTGACTTTCAGAGGAA GTATGTGGATAAATTGGAGAAGATCTTCCAGAATGCCCCAACGGACCCCACCCAAGACTTCAGCACCCAGGT GGCCAAGCTGGGGCATGGCCTTCTCTCTGGAGAATACTCTAAGCCAGCACTGGAGTCAGGTGATGGGGAGCAGGTACCAGAACAAAAG GAAGTTCAAGATGGCATTGCCCCTCGAATGTTCAAGGCCCTCATTGGCAAGGGCCACCCTGAGTTCTCCACTAATCGGCAGCAGGATGCCCAGGAATTCTTCCTACATCTTATCAACATGGTGGAG AGGAATTGCCGGAGTTCTGAAAATCCAAATGAAGTGTTCCGCTTTTTGGTGGAAGAAAAGATCAAATGCCTGGCCACAGAGAAGGTTAAGTACACTCAGCGAGTTGACTACATCATGCAGTTGCCTGTACCCATGGATGCAGCCCTTAACAAAG AGGAGCTTTTAGAGTATGAAGAGAAGAAGCGGCAAGCTGAAGAGGAGAAAGTGCCACTGCCAGAACTGGTTCGGGCCCAGGTGCCCTTCAGCTCCTGCCTGGAAGCCTACGGGGCCCCTGAGCAGGTGGACGACTTCTGGAGTACAGCTCTACAGGCGAAGTCGGTCGCTGTCAA GACCACGCGCTTTGCCTCCTTCCCCGACTACCTGGTCATCCAGATCAAGAAGTTCACCTTTGGCTTAGACTGGGTGCCCAAGAAGCTGG ATGTGTCCATTGAGATGCCAGAGGAGCTCGATATCTCCCAGCTGAGGGGCACAGGGCTACAGCCGGGAGAGGAGGAGCTGCCTGACATTGCCCCACCCCTGGTCACTCCGGATGAGCCCAAAG CACCCATGCTGGACGAATCCGTCATCATACAGTTGGTGGAAATGGGCTTCCCTATGGATGCCTGCCGGAAAGCTGTGTACTATACGGGAAACAGCGGGGCCGAAGCAGCCATGAACTGGGTCATGTCACACATGGATGATCCAG ATTTTGCAAACCCCCTCATCCTGCCTGGCTCCAGTGGGCCTGGCTCCACAAGTGCAGCAGCTGACCCCCCGCCGGAGGACTGTGTGACCACCATAGTCTCCATGGGCTTCTCCAGGGACCAGGCCCTGAAAGCTCTGCGGGCCACG AACAATAGCTTAGAGCGGGCTGTAGACTGGATCTTCAGCCACATTGATGACCTGGACGCAGAAGCTGCTATGGACATCTCAGAGGGACGCTCAGCGGCTGAGTCCATCTCCGAGTCTGTGCCAGTGGGACCTAAAGTCCGGGATGGTCCTGGAA aGTATCAGCTCTTTGCCTTCATTAGTCACATGGGCACATCTACTATGTGTGGTCACTATGTCTGCCATATCAAGAAGGAAGGCAG
- the Usp5 gene encoding ubiquitin carboxyl-terminal hydrolase 5 isoform X2, whose protein sequence is MNTFLGFGKQYVERHFNKTGQRVYLHLRRTRRPKEEDTSAGTGDPPRKKPTRLAIGVEGGFDLTEDKFEFDEDVKIVILPDYLEIARDGLGGLPDIVRDRVTSAVEALLSADSASRKQEVQAWDGEVRQVSKHAFNLKQLDNPARIPPCGWKCSKCDMRENLWLNLTDGSILCGRRYFDGSGGNNHAVEHYRETGYPLAVKLGTITPDGADVYSYDEDDMVLDPSLAEHLSHFGIDMLKMQKTDKTMTELEIDMNQRIGEWELIQESGVPLKPLFGPGYTGIRNLGNSCYLNSVVQVLFSIPDFQRKYVDKLEKIFQNAPTDPTQDFSTQVAKLGHGLLSGEYSKPALESGDGEQVPEQKEVQDGIAPRMFKALIGKGHPEFSTNRQQDAQEFFLHLINMVERNCRSSENPNEVFRFLVEEKIKCLATEKVKYTQRVDYIMQLPVPMDAALNKEELLEYEEKKRQAEEEKVPLPELVRAQVPFSSCLEAYGAPEQVDDFWSTALQAKSVAVKTTRFASFPDYLVIQIKKFTFGLDWVPKKLDVSIEMPEELDISQLRGTGLQPGEEELPDIAPPLVTPDEPKAPMLDESVIIQLVEMGFPMDACRKAVYYTGNSGAEAAMNWVMSHMDDPDFANPLILPGSSGPGSTSAAADPPPEDCVTTIVSMGFSRDQALKALRATNNSLERAVDWIFSHIDDLDAEAAMDISEGRSAAESISESVPVGPKVRDGPGKYQLFAFISHMGTSTMCGHYVCHIKKEGRWVIYNDQKVCASEKPPKDLGYIYFYQRVVS, encoded by the exons ATGAACACATTCCTGGGATTCGGGAAGCAGTATGTGGAGAGACACTTCAACAAGACAGGCCAGCGTGTCTACCTGCACCTCCGGAGGACCCGGCGACCG AAAGAAGAGGACACCAGTGCAGGCACTGGAGACCCACCTCGGAAGAAGCCCACCCGGCTGGCCATTG GTGTTGAAGGAGGGTTTGACCTCACCGAGGACAAGTTTGAATTTGACGAGGATGTGAAGATTGTCATTTTGCCCGATTACCTGGAGATCGCTCGGGATGGGTTGGGGGGGCTTCCTGACATTGTCAGAGATCGG GTGACCAGTGCTGTGGAAGCCCTACTTTCTGCTGACTCAGCCTCTCGAAAGCAGGAGGTCCAGGCTTGGGATGGGGAAGTCCGTCAGGTGTCCAAGCATGCCTTCAACCTCAAGCAGTTGGACAACCCTGCTCGGATCCCTCCCTG TGGCTGGAAGTGCTCCAAGTGCGACATGCGCGAGAACCTGTGGCTCAACCTGACAGACGGCTCCATCCTCTGTGGACGGCGCTACTTCGATGGCAGTGGGGGCAACAACCATGCTGTGGAGCACTACAGGGAGACTGGCTACCCCTTAGCTGTTAAGCTGGGCACCATCACCCCGGATGGAGCTG ACGTGTATTCTTACGACGAGGATGACATGGTTCTGGACCCCAGCCTGGCAGAGCACTTGTCTCACTTTGGCATCGACATGCTGAAGATGCAGAAG ACGGACAAGACGATGACTGAGCTGGAGATAGACATGAACCAGCGGATTGGTGAATGGGAGTTGATCCAGGAGTCAGGCGTGCCACTCAAGCCTCTGTTTGGGCCTGGTTACACGGGCATCCGGAACCTGGGTAACAGCTGCTATCTCAACTCCGTGGTCCAGGTGCTCTTCAGCATCCCTGACTTTCAGAGGAA GTATGTGGATAAATTGGAGAAGATCTTCCAGAATGCCCCAACGGACCCCACCCAAGACTTCAGCACCCAGGT GGCCAAGCTGGGGCATGGCCTTCTCTCTGGAGAATACTCTAAGCCAGCACTGGAGTCAGGTGATGGGGAGCAGGTACCAGAACAAAAG GAAGTTCAAGATGGCATTGCCCCTCGAATGTTCAAGGCCCTCATTGGCAAGGGCCACCCTGAGTTCTCCACTAATCGGCAGCAGGATGCCCAGGAATTCTTCCTACATCTTATCAACATGGTGGAG AGGAATTGCCGGAGTTCTGAAAATCCAAATGAAGTGTTCCGCTTTTTGGTGGAAGAAAAGATCAAATGCCTGGCCACAGAGAAGGTTAAGTACACTCAGCGAGTTGACTACATCATGCAGTTGCCTGTACCCATGGATGCAGCCCTTAACAAAG AGGAGCTTTTAGAGTATGAAGAGAAGAAGCGGCAAGCTGAAGAGGAGAAAGTGCCACTGCCAGAACTGGTTCGGGCCCAGGTGCCCTTCAGCTCCTGCCTGGAAGCCTACGGGGCCCCTGAGCAGGTGGACGACTTCTGGAGTACAGCTCTACAGGCGAAGTCGGTCGCTGTCAA GACCACGCGCTTTGCCTCCTTCCCCGACTACCTGGTCATCCAGATCAAGAAGTTCACCTTTGGCTTAGACTGGGTGCCCAAGAAGCTGG ATGTGTCCATTGAGATGCCAGAGGAGCTCGATATCTCCCAGCTGAGGGGCACAGGGCTACAGCCGGGAGAGGAGGAGCTGCCTGACATTGCCCCACCCCTGGTCACTCCGGATGAGCCCAAAG CACCCATGCTGGACGAATCCGTCATCATACAGTTGGTGGAAATGGGCTTCCCTATGGATGCCTGCCGGAAAGCTGTGTACTATACGGGAAACAGCGGGGCCGAAGCAGCCATGAACTGGGTCATGTCACACATGGATGATCCAG ATTTTGCAAACCCCCTCATCCTGCCTGGCTCCAGTGGGCCTGGCTCCACAAGTGCAGCAGCTGACCCCCCGCCGGAGGACTGTGTGACCACCATAGTCTCCATGGGCTTCTCCAGGGACCAGGCCCTGAAAGCTCTGCGGGCCACG AACAATAGCTTAGAGCGGGCTGTAGACTGGATCTTCAGCCACATTGATGACCTGGACGCAGAAGCTGCTATGGACATCTCAGAGGGACGCTCAGCGGCTGAGTCCATCTCCGAGTCTGTGCCAGTGGGACCTAAAGTCCGGGATGGTCCTGGAA aGTATCAGCTCTTTGCCTTCATTAGTCACATGGGCACATCTACTATGTGTGGTCACTATGTCTGCCATATCAAGAAGGAAGGCAG
- the Usp5 gene encoding ubiquitin carboxyl-terminal hydrolase 5 isoform X1 produces the protein MNTFLGFGKQYVERHFNKTGQRVYLHLRRTRRPKEEDTSAGTGDPPRKKPTRLAIGVEGGFDLTEDKFEFDEDVKIVILPDYLEIARDGLGGLPDIVRDRVTSAVEALLSADSASRKQEVQAWDGEVRQVSKHAFNLKQLDNPARIPPCGWKCSKCDMRENLWLNLTDGSILCGRRYFDGSGGNNHAVEHYRETGYPLAVKLGTITPDGADVYSYDEDDMVLDPSLAEHLSHFGIDMLKMQKTDKTMTELEIDMNQRIGEWELIQESGVPLKPLFGPGYTGIRNLGNSCYLNSVVQVLFSIPDFQRKYVDKLEKIFQNAPTDPTQDFSTQVAKLGHGLLSGEYSKPALESGDGEQVPEQKEVQDGIAPRMFKALIGKGHPEFSTNRQQDAQEFFLHLINMVERNCRSSENPNEVFRFLVEEKIKCLATEKVKYTQRVDYIMQLPVPMDAALNKEELLEYEEKKRQAEEEKVPLPELVRAQVPFSSCLEAYGAPEQVDDFWSTALQAKSVAVKTTRFASFPDYLVIQIKKFTFGLDWVPKKLDVSIEMPEELDISQLRGTGLQPGEEELPDIAPPLVTPDEPKGSLGFYGNEDEDSFCSPHFSSPTSPMLDESVIIQLVEMGFPMDACRKAVYYTGNSGAEAAMNWVMSHMDDPDFANPLILPGSSGPGSTSAAADPPPEDCVTTIVSMGFSRDQALKALRATNNSLERAVDWIFSHIDDLDAEAAMDISEGRSAAESISESVPVGPKVRDGPGKYQLFAFISHMGTSTMCGHYVCHIKKEGRWVIYNDQKVCASEKPPKDLGYIYFYQRVVS, from the exons ATGAACACATTCCTGGGATTCGGGAAGCAGTATGTGGAGAGACACTTCAACAAGACAGGCCAGCGTGTCTACCTGCACCTCCGGAGGACCCGGCGACCG AAAGAAGAGGACACCAGTGCAGGCACTGGAGACCCACCTCGGAAGAAGCCCACCCGGCTGGCCATTG GTGTTGAAGGAGGGTTTGACCTCACCGAGGACAAGTTTGAATTTGACGAGGATGTGAAGATTGTCATTTTGCCCGATTACCTGGAGATCGCTCGGGATGGGTTGGGGGGGCTTCCTGACATTGTCAGAGATCGG GTGACCAGTGCTGTGGAAGCCCTACTTTCTGCTGACTCAGCCTCTCGAAAGCAGGAGGTCCAGGCTTGGGATGGGGAAGTCCGTCAGGTGTCCAAGCATGCCTTCAACCTCAAGCAGTTGGACAACCCTGCTCGGATCCCTCCCTG TGGCTGGAAGTGCTCCAAGTGCGACATGCGCGAGAACCTGTGGCTCAACCTGACAGACGGCTCCATCCTCTGTGGACGGCGCTACTTCGATGGCAGTGGGGGCAACAACCATGCTGTGGAGCACTACAGGGAGACTGGCTACCCCTTAGCTGTTAAGCTGGGCACCATCACCCCGGATGGAGCTG ACGTGTATTCTTACGACGAGGATGACATGGTTCTGGACCCCAGCCTGGCAGAGCACTTGTCTCACTTTGGCATCGACATGCTGAAGATGCAGAAG ACGGACAAGACGATGACTGAGCTGGAGATAGACATGAACCAGCGGATTGGTGAATGGGAGTTGATCCAGGAGTCAGGCGTGCCACTCAAGCCTCTGTTTGGGCCTGGTTACACGGGCATCCGGAACCTGGGTAACAGCTGCTATCTCAACTCCGTGGTCCAGGTGCTCTTCAGCATCCCTGACTTTCAGAGGAA GTATGTGGATAAATTGGAGAAGATCTTCCAGAATGCCCCAACGGACCCCACCCAAGACTTCAGCACCCAGGT GGCCAAGCTGGGGCATGGCCTTCTCTCTGGAGAATACTCTAAGCCAGCACTGGAGTCAGGTGATGGGGAGCAGGTACCAGAACAAAAG GAAGTTCAAGATGGCATTGCCCCTCGAATGTTCAAGGCCCTCATTGGCAAGGGCCACCCTGAGTTCTCCACTAATCGGCAGCAGGATGCCCAGGAATTCTTCCTACATCTTATCAACATGGTGGAG AGGAATTGCCGGAGTTCTGAAAATCCAAATGAAGTGTTCCGCTTTTTGGTGGAAGAAAAGATCAAATGCCTGGCCACAGAGAAGGTTAAGTACACTCAGCGAGTTGACTACATCATGCAGTTGCCTGTACCCATGGATGCAGCCCTTAACAAAG AGGAGCTTTTAGAGTATGAAGAGAAGAAGCGGCAAGCTGAAGAGGAGAAAGTGCCACTGCCAGAACTGGTTCGGGCCCAGGTGCCCTTCAGCTCCTGCCTGGAAGCCTACGGGGCCCCTGAGCAGGTGGACGACTTCTGGAGTACAGCTCTACAGGCGAAGTCGGTCGCTGTCAA GACCACGCGCTTTGCCTCCTTCCCCGACTACCTGGTCATCCAGATCAAGAAGTTCACCTTTGGCTTAGACTGGGTGCCCAAGAAGCTGG ATGTGTCCATTGAGATGCCAGAGGAGCTCGATATCTCCCAGCTGAGGGGCACAGGGCTACAGCCGGGAGAGGAGGAGCTGCCTGACATTGCCCCACCCCTGGTCACTCCGGATGAGCCCAAAGGTAGCCTTGGTTTCTATGGCAACGAAGACGAAGACTCCTTCTGCTCCCCTCACTTCTCCTCTCCGACAT CACCCATGCTGGACGAATCCGTCATCATACAGTTGGTGGAAATGGGCTTCCCTATGGATGCCTGCCGGAAAGCTGTGTACTATACGGGAAACAGCGGGGCCGAAGCAGCCATGAACTGGGTCATGTCACACATGGATGATCCAG ATTTTGCAAACCCCCTCATCCTGCCTGGCTCCAGTGGGCCTGGCTCCACAAGTGCAGCAGCTGACCCCCCGCCGGAGGACTGTGTGACCACCATAGTCTCCATGGGCTTCTCCAGGGACCAGGCCCTGAAAGCTCTGCGGGCCACG AACAATAGCTTAGAGCGGGCTGTAGACTGGATCTTCAGCCACATTGATGACCTGGACGCAGAAGCTGCTATGGACATCTCAGAGGGACGCTCAGCGGCTGAGTCCATCTCCGAGTCTGTGCCAGTGGGACCTAAAGTCCGGGATGGTCCTGGAA aGTATCAGCTCTTTGCCTTCATTAGTCACATGGGCACATCTACTATGTGTGGTCACTATGTCTGCCATATCAAGAAGGAAGGCAG
- the Usp5 gene encoding ubiquitin carboxyl-terminal hydrolase 5 isoform 1 (isoform 1 is encoded by transcript variant 1), translating into MAELSEEALLSVLPTIRVPKAGDRVHKDECAFSFDTPESEGGLYICMNTFLGFGKQYVERHFNKTGQRVYLHLRRTRRPKEEDTSAGTGDPPRKKPTRLAIGVEGGFDLTEDKFEFDEDVKIVILPDYLEIARDGLGGLPDIVRDRVTSAVEALLSADSASRKQEVQAWDGEVRQVSKHAFNLKQLDNPARIPPCGWKCSKCDMRENLWLNLTDGSILCGRRYFDGSGGNNHAVEHYRETGYPLAVKLGTITPDGADVYSYDEDDMVLDPSLAEHLSHFGIDMLKMQKTDKTMTELEIDMNQRIGEWELIQESGVPLKPLFGPGYTGIRNLGNSCYLNSVVQVLFSIPDFQRKYVDKLEKIFQNAPTDPTQDFSTQVAKLGHGLLSGEYSKPALESGDGEQVPEQKEVQDGIAPRMFKALIGKGHPEFSTNRQQDAQEFFLHLINMVERNCRSSENPNEVFRFLVEEKIKCLATEKVKYTQRVDYIMQLPVPMDAALNKEELLEYEEKKRQAEEEKVPLPELVRAQVPFSSCLEAYGAPEQVDDFWSTALQAKSVAVKTTRFASFPDYLVIQIKKFTFGLDWVPKKLDVSIEMPEELDISQLRGTGLQPGEEELPDIAPPLVTPDEPKGSLGFYGNEDEDSFCSPHFSSPTSPMLDESVIIQLVEMGFPMDACRKAVYYTGNSGAEAAMNWVMSHMDDPDFANPLILPGSSGPGSTSAAADPPPEDCVTTIVSMGFSRDQALKALRATNNSLERAVDWIFSHIDDLDAEAAMDISEGRSAAESISESVPVGPKVRDGPGKYQLFAFISHMGTSTMCGHYVCHIKKEGRWVIYNDQKVCASEKPPKDLGYIYFYQRVVS; encoded by the exons ATGGCGGAGCTGAGTGAAGAGGCGCTGCTGTCAGTGTTACCGACGATCCGTGTCCCCAAGGCGGGAGACCGGGTCCATAAAGACGAGTGCGCTTTCTCTTTCGACACGCCG GAGTCTGAGGGTGGCCTCTATATCTGCATGAACACATTCCTGGGATTCGGGAAGCAGTATGTGGAGAGACACTTCAACAAGACAGGCCAGCGTGTCTACCTGCACCTCCGGAGGACCCGGCGACCG AAAGAAGAGGACACCAGTGCAGGCACTGGAGACCCACCTCGGAAGAAGCCCACCCGGCTGGCCATTG GTGTTGAAGGAGGGTTTGACCTCACCGAGGACAAGTTTGAATTTGACGAGGATGTGAAGATTGTCATTTTGCCCGATTACCTGGAGATCGCTCGGGATGGGTTGGGGGGGCTTCCTGACATTGTCAGAGATCGG GTGACCAGTGCTGTGGAAGCCCTACTTTCTGCTGACTCAGCCTCTCGAAAGCAGGAGGTCCAGGCTTGGGATGGGGAAGTCCGTCAGGTGTCCAAGCATGCCTTCAACCTCAAGCAGTTGGACAACCCTGCTCGGATCCCTCCCTG TGGCTGGAAGTGCTCCAAGTGCGACATGCGCGAGAACCTGTGGCTCAACCTGACAGACGGCTCCATCCTCTGTGGACGGCGCTACTTCGATGGCAGTGGGGGCAACAACCATGCTGTGGAGCACTACAGGGAGACTGGCTACCCCTTAGCTGTTAAGCTGGGCACCATCACCCCGGATGGAGCTG ACGTGTATTCTTACGACGAGGATGACATGGTTCTGGACCCCAGCCTGGCAGAGCACTTGTCTCACTTTGGCATCGACATGCTGAAGATGCAGAAG ACGGACAAGACGATGACTGAGCTGGAGATAGACATGAACCAGCGGATTGGTGAATGGGAGTTGATCCAGGAGTCAGGCGTGCCACTCAAGCCTCTGTTTGGGCCTGGTTACACGGGCATCCGGAACCTGGGTAACAGCTGCTATCTCAACTCCGTGGTCCAGGTGCTCTTCAGCATCCCTGACTTTCAGAGGAA GTATGTGGATAAATTGGAGAAGATCTTCCAGAATGCCCCAACGGACCCCACCCAAGACTTCAGCACCCAGGT GGCCAAGCTGGGGCATGGCCTTCTCTCTGGAGAATACTCTAAGCCAGCACTGGAGTCAGGTGATGGGGAGCAGGTACCAGAACAAAAG GAAGTTCAAGATGGCATTGCCCCTCGAATGTTCAAGGCCCTCATTGGCAAGGGCCACCCTGAGTTCTCCACTAATCGGCAGCAGGATGCCCAGGAATTCTTCCTACATCTTATCAACATGGTGGAG AGGAATTGCCGGAGTTCTGAAAATCCAAATGAAGTGTTCCGCTTTTTGGTGGAAGAAAAGATCAAATGCCTGGCCACAGAGAAGGTTAAGTACACTCAGCGAGTTGACTACATCATGCAGTTGCCTGTACCCATGGATGCAGCCCTTAACAAAG AGGAGCTTTTAGAGTATGAAGAGAAGAAGCGGCAAGCTGAAGAGGAGAAAGTGCCACTGCCAGAACTGGTTCGGGCCCAGGTGCCCTTCAGCTCCTGCCTGGAAGCCTACGGGGCCCCTGAGCAGGTGGACGACTTCTGGAGTACAGCTCTACAGGCGAAGTCGGTCGCTGTCAA GACCACGCGCTTTGCCTCCTTCCCCGACTACCTGGTCATCCAGATCAAGAAGTTCACCTTTGGCTTAGACTGGGTGCCCAAGAAGCTGG ATGTGTCCATTGAGATGCCAGAGGAGCTCGATATCTCCCAGCTGAGGGGCACAGGGCTACAGCCGGGAGAGGAGGAGCTGCCTGACATTGCCCCACCCCTGGTCACTCCGGATGAGCCCAAAGGTAGCCTTGGTTTCTATGGCAACGAAGACGAAGACTCCTTCTGCTCCCCTCACTTCTCCTCTCCGACAT CACCCATGCTGGACGAATCCGTCATCATACAGTTGGTGGAAATGGGCTTCCCTATGGATGCCTGCCGGAAAGCTGTGTACTATACGGGAAACAGCGGGGCCGAAGCAGCCATGAACTGGGTCATGTCACACATGGATGATCCAG ATTTTGCAAACCCCCTCATCCTGCCTGGCTCCAGTGGGCCTGGCTCCACAAGTGCAGCAGCTGACCCCCCGCCGGAGGACTGTGTGACCACCATAGTCTCCATGGGCTTCTCCAGGGACCAGGCCCTGAAAGCTCTGCGGGCCACG AACAATAGCTTAGAGCGGGCTGTAGACTGGATCTTCAGCCACATTGATGACCTGGACGCAGAAGCTGCTATGGACATCTCAGAGGGACGCTCAGCGGCTGAGTCCATCTCCGAGTCTGTGCCAGTGGGACCTAAAGTCCGGGATGGTCCTGGAA aGTATCAGCTCTTTGCCTTCATTAGTCACATGGGCACATCTACTATGTGTGGTCACTATGTCTGCCATATCAAGAAGGAAGGCAG
- the Cdca3 gene encoding cell division cycle-associated protein 3: protein MGSTQSVSGTPARPLPRNKQVARVADPRSPSAGIQRTPIQVESSPQPSLPAEQLNGLKQAQDPDPRSPTLGIARTPMKISGPDPQCSLVKELSEVLETEASESISSPELALPRETPLFYDLDLSSDPQLSPEDQLLPWSQAELDPKQVFTKEEAKQSAETIAASQNSDKPSRDPETPQSSGSKRSRRKANSKVLGRSPLTILQDDNSPGTLTLRQGKRPSALSENVKDLKEGVVLGTGRFLKAGGGAREPNQDHDKENQHFALLES from the exons ATGGGTTCGACTCAGAGCGTCTCAGGCACTCCAGCACGGCCTCTGCCACGCAACAAGCAAGTGGCTCGAGTAGCAGACCCTCGTTCACCTAGTGCTGGCATCCAGCGCACTCCTATTCAG GTAGAGAGCTCTCCACAGCCAAGCCTACCAGCAGAACAGCTGAACGGTCTCAAACAGGCACAAGACCCAGATCCCCGCTCTCCTACTCTTGGCATTGCACGGACACCCATGAAGATCAGTGGTCCAG ACCCTCAGTGCTCACTGGTGAAAGAGCTGAGCGAAGTATTGGAGACAGAAGCGTCGGAATCGATTTCCTCCCCAGAGCTTGCTCTGCCCCGGGAAACGCCTTTATTTTATGACCTGGACCTGTCTTCAGATCCTCAGTTATCCCCTGAGGACCAGTTACTGCCTTGGAGCCAGGCTGAACTCGATCCCAAACAGGTGTTTACCAAGGAGGAAGCCAAACAATCCGCAGAAACTATAGCTGCCAGCCAGAACTCAGACAAGCCCTCCAGAGACCCAGAGACTCCCCAGTCCTCAG GTTCTAAGCGCAGCAGACGAAAAGCAAACAGCAAGGTTCTAGGGAGGTCCCCTCTCACCATCCTGCAGGATGACAACTCCCCTGGGACCTTGACACTACGACAG GGTAAGCGGCCTTCTGCCCTCAGTGAGAACGTTAAGGACCTAAAGGAAGGAGTCGTTCTTGGAACTGGAAGATTTCTCAAAGCTGGAGGAGGAGCACGGGAGCCAAACCAGGACCACGACAAGGAAAATCAGCATTTTGCCTTGTTGGAGAGCTAG